A section of the Roseomonas marmotae genome encodes:
- the ctrA gene encoding response regulator transcription factor CtrA: MRILLVEDDLTTARGVSMMLKAASMMVDVASTGEDALELAALYDYDIVILDLMLPDMEGYEVVRRLRGNRVETPVLILSGLSRPQAKVKGFGMGADDFITKPFDQQELLARIQAIVRRAKGYSQPTLSVGPLTLNLGSREVRVGGRDVHLTGKEYAILELLTLRKGLVLTKEVFLNHLYGGIDEPEAKIIDVFICKLRKKLALAGAGELIGTVWGRGYVLRDPSTLANRFVLPEVPAPPALVSPGSLHAVA, encoded by the coding sequence ATGAGGATACTTCTGGTTGAAGATGACCTGACCACCGCCCGGGGAGTCTCCATGATGCTAAAGGCGGCCTCCATGATGGTCGATGTCGCCAGCACCGGAGAGGACGCGCTGGAACTGGCCGCCCTCTACGACTACGACATCGTCATCCTGGATCTGATGCTGCCGGATATGGAGGGCTATGAGGTGGTCCGCCGGCTGCGTGGCAACCGAGTGGAGACACCGGTGCTCATTCTCTCCGGCCTCTCCCGCCCGCAGGCGAAGGTCAAGGGCTTCGGCATGGGCGCCGACGACTTCATCACGAAGCCCTTCGATCAGCAGGAGTTGCTGGCGCGTATCCAGGCCATTGTCCGCCGCGCCAAGGGCTACAGCCAGCCGACCCTGTCCGTCGGACCGCTGACACTCAATCTCGGTTCACGCGAAGTCCGGGTGGGGGGGCGCGATGTGCATCTGACCGGCAAGGAATACGCGATCCTGGAATTGCTGACCCTGCGCAAGGGCCTGGTGCTGACCAAGGAAGTGTTCCTGAACCACCTCTACGGCGGCATCGATGAGCCGGAGGCGAAGATCATCGACGTCTTCATCTGCAAACTTCGCAAGAAGCTGGCGCTGGCCGGCGCGGGCGAGTTGATCGGTACCGTCTGGGGCCGGGGATATGTGTTGCGCGACCCCAGCACCCTCGCCAATCGCTTCGTCCTGCCTGAAGTGCCGGCTCCTCCGGCCCTGGTTAGCCCCGGCAGTCTGCACGCCGTAGCCTGA
- a CDS encoding CheR family methyltransferase — MNAEGFTAIATLVKARSGIVLTPDKEYMLETRLAPLLKQEAISSLDILALRLRDPRAEKLARAVTEALTTNESSFFRDGKPFDHLRRLLPGLMAARPAGHRLRIWSAACSTGQEAYSVAMILQELGIRGAEILGTDLSREVVERAREGVFTQFEVQRGLPVQMLVKYFRQEAGRWRVQPALREMVRFEERNLLADHRAVGRFDVIFCRNVLIYFDPQTKGRVLNALAAQLAPDGVLYLGGAETVLGLTDRLTAVAGERGAYALPLAAALRAAG; from the coding sequence ATGAACGCCGAGGGCTTCACCGCCATTGCCACGCTGGTCAAGGCGCGGTCGGGCATCGTGTTGACGCCGGACAAGGAATACATGCTGGAGACCCGGCTGGCGCCGCTGCTGAAGCAGGAGGCCATCTCCAGCCTGGATATCCTGGCGCTGCGGCTGCGTGACCCGCGTGCCGAGAAGCTTGCGCGTGCCGTGACGGAAGCGTTGACGACGAATGAGAGCAGCTTCTTCCGCGACGGCAAGCCCTTCGACCACTTGAGGCGCCTGCTGCCGGGGTTGATGGCGGCGCGGCCGGCCGGGCACCGGCTGCGTATCTGGTCCGCGGCCTGTTCCACGGGGCAGGAAGCCTATTCCGTCGCCATGATCCTGCAGGAACTTGGCATCCGTGGCGCCGAGATCCTGGGCACGGACCTTTCGCGCGAGGTGGTGGAGCGGGCGCGGGAAGGGGTCTTCACGCAGTTCGAGGTGCAGCGCGGCCTGCCCGTGCAGATGCTGGTGAAGTACTTCCGGCAGGAGGCGGGCCGGTGGCGCGTACAGCCGGCGCTGCGGGAAATGGTGCGCTTCGAGGAACGGAACCTGTTGGCCGATCATCGCGCAGTGGGCCGGTTTGACGTCATCTTCTGCCGCAATGTGCTGATCTATTTCGACCCGCAGACCAAGGGGCGGGTGCTGAATGCCCTGGCGGCCCAACTGGCGCCGGATGGCGTGCTCTATCTGGGCGGGGCGGAGACGGTGCTTGGCCTGACCGACAGGCTGACGGCAGTGGCCGGCGAGCGTGGAGCCTACGCCCTGCCGTTGGCGGCAGCCCTCCGGGCGGCGGGCTGA